The Tenebrio molitor chromosome 3, icTenMoli1.1, whole genome shotgun sequence genome contains a region encoding:
- the LOC138127080 gene encoding cytochrome P450 4c3-like: MFLLTVLMYVAALAAIFFVLKSIKILVSNYAKMSKLAGPPQGGVIIGNMWFLQGTPELIFQRLREARKNFYPIFVNAMLQCGANILSPEDCELIMSNPIHNQKGRIYHLLHNWLQDGLLTSSGQKWQTRRKILTPAFHFNILEQFILVFNEEAEKLVEELKKECNKPYVNVAPHIAQFTLKSIVETAMGTKLKFVTKEEIDYKQAVYVNCKILLYRLSHPWFISKYFNYFSPWYFQEMKITGILHKFSRQMIVDREKNFKDIDVPIEEHDVYKGKKRLAMLDLLLSAKNKEGTIDDTGIQEEVVTFTFAGQDSTAQALSFILMLTACHKNVQELMLQEMKGVLGDLSKKPTYNDLQSLKYMERCIKEGLRLYPSVHFIARTLGEDLRTHSGYVLPKDTVAIMHIYDVHHNPEIYPDPEKFDPDRFLPENCQKRHPYAYLPFSAGSRNCIGQRFAMLELKAALCAILGNFILEPIDTPETIVVIVDIILRTKEGIKIKFVPRTKNI; the protein is encoded by the exons ATTATGCAAAGATGTCAAAACTGGCAGGACCCCCTCAGGGAGGAGTCATCATTGGGAACATGTGGTTCCTTCAGGGAACTCCAG AgttaatttttcaacggttgcgtGAAGCAAGAAAGAATTTCTAccccatttttgtaaatgccATGCTCCAATGTGGAGCCAACATCCTCAGTCCTGAAGACTGCGAG CTGATAATGTCAAATCCGATACACAATCAGAAAGGTCGGATCTACCACCTCCTGCACAACTGGCTCCAAGATGGACTTTTGACCAGCAGCGGGCAGAAATGGCAAACCAGAAGAAAGATTCTCACCCCAGCTTTCCACTTCAATATCTTGgaacaattcattttggtgTTTAACGAAGAAGCGGAGAAGCTGGTCGAAGAATTGAAGAAGGAGTGCAACAAGCCGTACGTCAACGTGGCTCCACATATAGCCCAGTTCACTCTGAAGAGTATCGTTG AGACCGCGATGGGTACCAAGCTCAAGTTCGTCACGAAAGAAGAGATTGACTACAAGCAGGCGGTCTACGTCAATTGTAAAATCCTGCTGTATCGACTGAGCCACCCGTGGTTCATCTCCAAGTACTTCAACTACTTCAGTCCTTGGTACTTCCAAGAGATGAAAATTACAGGCATTTTGCACAAATTCTCCAGACAGATGATCGTCGACAGAGAGAAGAATTTCAAAGACATCGATGTCCCCATAGAAGAACACGATGTCTACAAAGGCAAGAAGCGTCTAGCGATGTTGGATTTGTTGTTGTCAGCGAAGAACAAAGAAGGAACTATCGACGACACCGGCATCCAGGAAGAAGTCGTCACCTTCACATTTGCAGGACAAGACAGCACAGCCCAAGCTCTCAGCTTCATCCTGATGCTCACGGCTTGCCACAAGAACGTCCAAGAACTGATGTTGCAAGAAATGAAAGGGGTCCTCGGTGACCTCAGCAAGAAGCCCACTTACAACGACCTACAAAGCTTGAAGTACATGGAGAGGTGCATCAAGGAGGGGTTGCGATTGTATCCGAGCGTCCATTTCATCGCTCGCACTCTAGGGGAGGATTTGAGAACGCACAGCGGATACGTCTTGCCCAAGGACACCGTCGCGATCATGCACATCTACGACGTCCACCACAATCCTGAGATTTATCCAGATCCTGAGAAATTCGATCCGGATCGATTCCTTCCGGAGAACTGCCAAAAACGACACCCTTACGCTTATCTACCTTTCAGCGCGGGTTCCAGGAACTGTATAGGGCAGAGGTTCGCCATGTTGGAGTTGAAGGCTGCGCTGTGCGCCATTTTGGGGAATTTCATCCTGGAACCGATCGACACTCCCGAGACTATAGTCGTGATAGTTGACATTATACTCAGGACCAAGGAAGGAATCAAAATCAAGTTTGTCCCACGTACAAAAAACATctag
- the LOC138127077 gene encoding cytochrome P450 4C1-like → MICFTLLCVAILIAVIFCIRLVIQHVDIVVHVHKLPGPPSKHFLFGNISELYGTTEHLFTILRKWGREHYPLYKNWILHLADVNVVNPDDFETILSSSKHIAKGQVYDMLQGWLGTGLLTSKGSKWQHRRKILTPAFHFNILQEFIKIFHEETDRLVEVLKKECDKPFVDVTGYISDFTLNTIGETAMGTNLGDETITSKSYKKAIHFISFIYTYRILRPWLMNKVLYLFSPWYYTESKTVKTLHDFTTDVIAKREKNFKPIKLDTNDDFVYSKRKRLAMLDLLLTAKKEDGSIDDEGIREEVDTFMFEGHDTTSAAICYALMLIACHPDVQERIVEEMHQVLAGSTKPDYKTLQELKYTERCLKEVLRLYPSVPFIGRVLGEDMTTSTGHLLKAGTNMHLHIYDVHHNPEIYPDPEKFDPDRFLPENCQNRHNFAYVPFSAGPRNCIGQKFAMLELKAVLCGVLGEFVLEPVDTPSTIIVKSELVLRNVQGIKIKFVPRTKETN, encoded by the exons ATGATTTGCTTTACGTTATTGTGCGTCGCAATACTCATCGCGGTGATTTTCTGCATTAGGTTGGTAATTCAACACGTGGACATTGTTGTGCACGTGCACAAACTCCCGGGCCCCCCGTCGAAACACTTTCTCTTCGGGAACATCTCGGAACTGTACGGCACCACAG AACACTTGTTTACTATCTTGCGAAAATGGGGTCGCGAACATTACCCCCTTTACAAAAACTGGATCCTGCACCTCGCCGATGTCAACGTGGTCAATCCGGACGACTTCGAG ACAATTTTGTCCAGCAGCAAACACATCGCAAAGGGTCAAGTGTACGACATGCTGCAAGGGTGGTTGGGAACAGGTTTGTTAACAAGCAAGGGGAGTAAGTGGCAACACAGGCGAAAAATTTTGACTCCGGCTTTTCACTTCAACATCTTGCAAGAGTTCATCAAGATTTTTCACGAAGAGACGGACAGATTGGTCGAGGTTTTGAAGAAAGAGTGTGACAAGCCGTTTGTTGACGTCACTGGGTACATAAGCGACTTCACTTTGAATACTATAGGAG AAACTGCAATGGGGACGAATCTTGGTGACGAAACAATCACCAGCAAGAGCTACAAGAAAGCGATTCATTTCATTTCGTTTATCTATACCTACAGGATCTTGAGACCCTGGTTGATGAACAaagttttgtatttatttagccCGTGGTACTACACAGAGAGCAAAACGGTAAAGACCTTGCACGATTTCACGACTGATGTAATCGCCAAACGAGAGAAGAACTTCAAACCAATCAAACTAGACACAAATGATGATTTTGTTTATTCTAAGAGGAAGCGTCTGGCTATGTTGGATTTGTTGCTGACTGCCAAAAAAGAAGATGGTTCGATTGACGACGAGGGGATCCGAGAAGAAGTCGACACTTTTATGTTCGAAGGCCACGACACCACTTCCGCCGCCATCTGCTACGCCCTGATGCTGATAGCTTGTCACCCTGACGTCCAA GAGCGCATCGTCGAAGAGATGCACCAAGTTCTCGCAGGCTCAACCAAACCAGACTACAAGACCCTCCAAGAGCTCAAGTACACGGAGAGGTGCTTGAAGGAGGTCCTGCGACTGTACCCCAGCGTACCCTTCATCGGGCGAGTTCTGGGAGAGGATATGACGACCTCCACTGGACACCTTCTCAAGGCCGGTACCAACATGCATCTGCACATTTACGACGTCCATCACAATCCTGAGATCTATCCAGATCCGGAGAAATTCGATCCTGACAGATTCCTCCCCGAGAACTGTCAAAATCGACACAACTTCGCCTATGTTCCTTTCAGTGCAGGACCCAGGAACTGCATCGGACAAAAATTTGCAATGTTGGAACTCAAAGCGGTACTGTGTGGGGTACTTGGGGAGTTTGTTTTGGAACCTGTGGATACACCTTCCACTATCATTGTGAAAAGCGAGCTGGTTTTGAGGAACGTGCAAGGAATCAAAATCAAGTTTGTACCAAGGACGAAAGAAACAAATTAG
- the LOC138127085 gene encoding cytochrome P450 4C1-like, protein MLVSTITLSVVLIGVLLYYLKTLKHEFLKFRKLGKLPAPPCTNVIIGNVLHLHTSPENIFKTFRQWGQKYYPIYSIRVLNVNAACILQPEDFELILSNSKNNDKSIVYRMFEEWLGTGLLTSNGRKWMTRRKILTPGFHFSTLQQFVGIFNEETEKLVEIFKMLCDQPFISINSHITQFALKSIAETAMGTKLKFNTKKEIDYKQAIFNIGEILVYRVTHGWYLLKYFNIFSPTYSTERAALKTLHSFTQEVIADREKNFSTVPTEEHDVYTSKKRLAMLDLLITAKNEERVIDDEGIREEVDTFMFEGHDTTAVALDFALMLIACHKQVQDQIYEEIKSVLGDARAKPTYSDLQEMKYLERALKEVLRLYPSVHFISRKLGDDVVTASGYELPKNTLVHLHIYDLHHNPDIYPDPERFDPDRFLPENCQNRHPFAYLPFSAGSRNSIGQRFAMLELKAAICGILAHFVLEPVDTPSTIVLVVDLILRTKDPIRVKFVPRL, encoded by the exons ATGTTAGTCTCCACAATAACACTGTCGGTGGTGTTAATCGGAGTACTTCTGTACTACCTCAAAACATTAAAACATGAATTCTTGAAGTTTAGAAAACTAGGAAAGCTTCCTGCACCACCTTGCACAAATGTAATTATCGGGAACGTTCTGCACTTGCACACCAGTCCag aaaatatttttaaaacgttcAGACAATGGGGTCAAAAATACTATCCCATTTATTCGATCAGAGTATTGAATGTAAACGCAGCATGCATTCTTCAACCGGAAGACTTTGAG CTTATCTTATCCAACAGCAAAAACAACGACAAAAGTATTGTGTACAGAATGTTTGAGGAGTGGCTAGGTACTGGACTTCTAACCAGCAATG GAAGAAAATGGATGACCAGGAGAAAAATCTTGACCCCAGGTTTCCACTTCAGCACTCTTCAACAATTCGTCGGTATCTTCAACGAAGAAACGGAAAAACTcgtcgaaattttcaaaatgctaTGCGACCAACCCTTTATTAGTATCAACTCCCACATCACTCAGTTCGCACTGAAGTCAATCGCag AAACCGCAATGGGGACCAAACTGAAATTCAACACCAAGAAGGAAATTGACTACAAACAAGCGATTTTCAACATTGGGGAAATCCTAGTGTACAGAGTGACCCACGGCTGGTAccttctaaaatatttcaacatCTTCAGTCCCACCTACTCTACGGAGAGAGCAGCTCTCAAGACTCTGCACAGCTTCACTCAAGAGGTAATCGCTGACCGCGAAAAAAATTTCTCGACGGTCCCAACAGAAGAACACGACGTCTACACGAGTAAGAAGCGCTTGGCGATGCTGGATTTGCTGATAACGGCGAAGAACGAAGAACGGGTCATCGACGACGAAGGAATTCGCGAAGAAGTCGACACCTTTATGTTTGAAGGACACGACACCACTGCGGTTGCGTTGGATTTCGCTCTGATGCTGATAGCTTGTCACAAACAGGTCCAA GACCAAATATACGAAGAAATAAAAAGCGTCTTGGGAGACGCGCGAGCAAAGCCGACCTACAGCGACTTGCAAGAGATGAAATATCTGGAAAGGGCGTTGAAAGAAGTCCTTCGGCTCTACCCAAGCGTTCATTTTATCAGTCGCAAACTAGGAGACGATGTGGTCACTGCAAGTGGGTACGAGCTGCCCAAAAACACGTTGGTCCACTTGCACATCTACGACCTCCACCACAATCCTGATATTTATCCAGATCCTGAACGGTTCGATCCGGATCGATTCCTTCCGGAGAACTGCCAAAACAGACATCCTTTCGCTTATTTACCGTTCAGCGCAGGATCCAGGAACAGTATCGGACAAAGGTTCGCCATGTTGGAGCTGAAAGCCGCCATTTGCGGCATCTTGGCCCATTTCGTACTGGAACCAGTGGACACTCCCAGTACTATAGTACTAGTAGTTGATCTGATACTCCGAACCAAGGACCCGATCAGAGTCAAGTTTGTGCCCAGACTATAG
- the LOC138127008 gene encoding cytochrome P450 4c3-like, which yields MFLLTVLVYVAALAAIFFVLKWLKIQISNYAEMSKVAGPPQEGVIIGNMWYLQGTPELVFQRLREARKNFYPIYKLNAMFQCGANILSPEDCELIMSNPIHNQKGRIYDLLHNWLQDGLLTSSGQKWQTRRKILTPAFHFNILQQFILVFNEEAEKLVEELKKECNKSYVNVTPHIAQFTLKTIAETAMGTKLKFVTKEEIDYKQAVYDIGKILLYRLSHPWFIFKYFNYFSPWYLQEMKITGILHKFSKQVIIDREKNFKDIDFPIEEHDVYKGKKRLAMLDLLLSAKNKEGTIDNTGIQEEVDTFTFEGQDTTAQALGFILMLTACHKNAQELMLQEMKEVLGDLHKKPTYNDLQNLKYMERCIKEGLRLYPSVHFIARTLGEDLRTHSGYVLPKDTVAVMHIYDVHHNPEIYPDPEKFDPDRFLPENCQKRHPYAYLPFSAGSRNCIGQRFAMLELKAALCAILGNFILEPIDTPETIVVIVDIILRTKEGIKIKFVPRTNI from the exons ATGTTTCTCTTGACCGTACTGGTGTACGTCGCAGCTCTCGCAGCAATCTTTTTCGTGTTAAAATGGTTAAAGATTCAGATTAGCAATTATGCAGAGATGTCAAAAGTGGCAGGACCTCCTCAAGAAGGAGTAATTATTGGTAACATGTGGTACCTTCAGGGAACTCCAG AACTAGTTTTCCAACGGTTGCGTGAAGCAAGGAAGAATTTCTACCCCATCTACAAACTAAACGCCATGTTTCAATGCGGAGCCAACATCCTCAGTCCTGAAGACTGCGAG CTGATAATGTCAAATCCGATACACAATCAGAAAGGTCGGATCTACGACCTCCTGCACAACTGGCTTCAAGATGGACTTTTGACCAGCAGCGGGCAGAAATGGCAAACCAGGAGAAAGATTCTCACCCCAGCTTTCCACTTCAATATTTTGcaacaattcattttggtgTTTAACGAAGAAGCGGAGAAGCTGGTCGAAGAATTGAAGAAGGAGTGCAACAAGTCGTACGTCAACGTAACTCCTCACATAGCCCAGTTCACTCTGAAGACCATCGCTG AGACCGCGATGGGTACCAAGCTCAAGTTCGTCACGAAAGAAGAGATTGACTACAAGCAGGCGGTCTACGATATTGGTAAAATCCTGCTGTATCGACTGAGCCACCCGTGGTTCATCTTCAAGTACTTCAACTACTTCAGTCCTTGGTACCTCCAAGAGATGAAAATTACAGGCATTTTGCACAAATTCTCCAAACAGGTGATCATCGACAGAGAGAAGAATTTCAAAGACATCGATTTCCCCATAGAAGAACACGACGTCTACAAAGGCAAGAAGCGTCTAGCAATGTTGGATTTGTTGTTGTCAGCGAAGAACAAAGAAGGAACTATCGACAACACCGGCATCCAGGAAGAAGTCGACACCTTCACCTTCGAAGGACAAGACACCACAGCCCAAGCTCTCGGCTTCATCCTGATGCTCACGGCTTGCCACAAGAACGCCCAAGAACTGATGTTGCAAGAAATGAAAGAGGTGCTCGGCGACCTCCACAAGAAGCCCACTTACAACGACCTGCAAAACCTGAAGTACATGGAGAGGTGCATCAAGGAGGGGTTGCGATTGTACCCCAGCGTCCATTTCATCGCTCGCACTCTGGGGGAAGATTTGAGAACGCACAGCGGATACGTTTTGCCCAAGGACACCGTCGCGGTCATGCACATCTACGATGTCCACCACAATCCTGAGATTTATCCAGATCCTGAGAAATTCGATCCGGATCGATTCCTTCCGGAGAACTGCCAAAAACGACACCCTTACGCTTATCTACCTTTCAGCGCGGGTTCCAGGAACTGTATAGGGCAGAGGTTCGCCATGTTGGAGTTGAAGGCTGCGCTGTGCGCCATCTTGGGGAATTTCATCCTGGAACCGATCGACACACCCGAGACTATAGTCGTGATAGTTGACATTATACTCAGGACCAAGGAAGGAATCAAAATCAAGTTTGTCCCACGGACAAACATCTAG